From Nymphalis io chromosome 10, ilAglIoxx1.1, whole genome shotgun sequence, a single genomic window includes:
- the LOC126771182 gene encoding uncharacterized protein LOC126771182 has product MGIKLLTLLGLLVGVLYCLHILAQDYQAITAPKLLRLLFKRDINSKKIYTPTVRWSRILKYDPLQCARYLYCDLGARSPDSDLRRGLIYMLALEVKEEDKIALTEFESAYSRGKSRRDYPEHCKKKYTMCPFKANLLLDLVNYILKATS; this is encoded by the exons ATGGGAATAAA atTGCTTACCCTCTTAGGTCTTCTGGTAGGCGTCCTATACTGTTTGCATATCCTCGCTCAAGATTACCAAGCCATCACTGCACCGAAACTGCTACGTCTACTTTTCAAACGAGATATAAACTCCAAAAAGATTTAC ACTCCTACAGTACGATGGagcagaatattaaaatatgatccACTACAATGCGCTCGGTATCTCTATTGTGATCTCGGAGCTCGTTCACCAGACAGTGACCTGCGACGAGGCCTCATATACATGTTGGC CTTAGAAGTAAAGGAAGAGGACAAAATAGCTTTGACTGAATTCGAATCCGCGTACTCCCGAGGCAAATCTAGACGAGATTATCCAgaacattgtaaaaaaaaatatacaatgtgtCCATTCAAAGCTAATCTATTACTCGATTTGgtgaattatatacttaaagcaACGAGttga